The following DNA comes from Candidatus Cloacimonas sp..
ATATTTTCAGCATTTTTTCTTGAAGCTCATAGCGCGGTTTCAAATAACCGGGGGTATCCACAAAAATTATTTGCTGCTCTGCTGTATTCCAGATACCTTTAATGGCATAACGAGTGGTCTGCGGTTTGGGAGATATGATAGATATTTTCTCGCCCAAAATGCAGTTCATTAAAGTTGATTTACCTGTATTGGGTTTTCCGATGATGGCTACAAAACCACTCTTGAAATTGGCTGAAACACTCATTCTATAAAAGAAAGGGGTGGAAAACCACCCCCTAATATATTATTGCCCTGTTTCCATATTCATTTCGTCAAACACTGTTTTAAGAATCTGAATACACTCATTTAGCTGTTCTTTGGTAATTACCAAAGGCGGAGCCAAACGAATAATATGACGATGAGTCGGTTTACAAAGCAGTCCTTTTTCTTTTAATTTCAAACATACATCCCATGCTTCATAGCCGTTTTTGGGCTCTATCACAATAGCATTTAGCAGCCCTTTGCCTCTAATCAGTTTTAGCATTGGGTTATCAATTTTACGCAATTCGGCACGGAAATATTCACCCAATTCAAAAGCACGCTCAGATAGTTTTTCGTCTTTAATTACTTTTAGCGAAGCAACCGCAACAGCACATGCAAGTGGAAAACCGCCATAAGTTGAGCCATGTTCTCCCGGTTTAATTTGCAGCATAATATCCTTATCTGCCAAAACTGCTGAAATAGGTAATACACCACCCGATAGAGCTTTACCTAAAATTAACACATCCGGACGCACATTATCGTAATCGCAAGCAAGCAGCTTTCCGGTTCTGGCTAATCCGCTTTGAATTTCATCCGCTATAAACAGCACATTATGTTCTTTGCACAGGTTATAACAATCCTTTAAATAACCATCTTGGGGAACTACCACACCTGCTTCACCCTGAATGGGCTCTACGATGAAGGCAGCAACATTTTTACCGTTCTTTTCCAAATAATCCTTTAAAGCACTGGCGTCATCATAAGGAATCCGGACAATCCCAGGGGTAAAAGGACCGTAACCTTCAAAGGCATCGGGATCGTTTGAGGCAGAGATAATCGTGATCGTTCTGCCATGAAAATTGTTCTCGGCAAAAATGAGAACAGCTGCGTTGGGAGTAACTCCTTTCACATTATATGCCCATTTGCGGGCAAGTTTCATAGCCGTCTCAACTGCCTCAGCGCCTGAATTCATTGGTAAAACCATATCATAACCGAAATATTCGGTTATATACTTTTCATATTCTCCCAATTTATTATTGTAAAAGGCGCGCGAGGTTATAGTAAGTTCTTTTGCCTGTTCAATCAATGCTTGGATGATGGCAGGATGACAGTGACCCTGATTTACAGCAGAATATGCTGAAAGAAAGTCATAATAACGATTTCCTT
Coding sequences within:
- the rocD gene encoding ornithine--oxo-acid transaminase → MSTNLIYGSISSSEAMELEKKYGAHNYHPLPVVIAKGEGVYVWDPEGNRYYDFLSAYSAVNQGHCHPAIIQALIEQAKELTITSRAFYNNKLGEYEKYITEYFGYDMVLPMNSGAEAVETAMKLARKWAYNVKGVTPNAAVLIFAENNFHGRTITIISASNDPDAFEGYGPFTPGIVRIPYDDASALKDYLEKNGKNVAAFIVEPIQGEAGVVVPQDGYLKDCYNLCKEHNVLFIADEIQSGLARTGKLLACDYDNVRPDVLILGKALSGGVLPISAVLADKDIMLQIKPGEHGSTYGGFPLACAVAVASLKVIKDEKLSERAFELGEYFRAELRKIDNPMLKLIRGKGLLNAIVIEPKNGYEAWDVCLKLKEKGLLCKPTHRHIIRLAPPLVITKEQLNECIQILKTVFDEMNMETGQ